The following proteins are co-located in the Dromiciops gliroides isolate mDroGli1 chromosome 2, mDroGli1.pri, whole genome shotgun sequence genome:
- the OXER1 gene encoding LOW QUALITY PROTEIN: oxoeicosanoid receptor 1 (The sequence of the model RefSeq protein was modified relative to this genomic sequence to represent the inferred CDS: inserted 2 bases in 1 codon) has translation MMQEAQCNPSFSTALSAFLAPVLALECIVGLVGNGFALFTFYFQTQPWKSNTIFLLCLVIADFLLIINLPFRVDYYVHNQTWNFGPASCKANLFMMSTNRTASIVFLTAVAFDRYLKVVWPHHALSRASAASAAQVSAGLWGIIVIMNVPLLLMDPQLLYSEASCLSFTINTQNSIAQRWHHILYVLEFFLPLGIILFSIFNIIFTTRRQRRNLGKQAGVRRAILVLGVIVAVYFFCFLPSTVFGIASVLAKRFKNCHALSICAELFHGALAFTYLNSTLDPVLYCFSSPNFLHQSKMLLCRRDQSAGISDEREGDDGSXRQMDSRKVDAGTFQD, from the exons ATGATGCAAGAAGCACAATGCAACCCGAGCTTCTCAACTGCCCTGTCAGCCTTCCTAGCCCCAGTGCTGGCTTTGGAGTGTATTGTGGGCCTGGTGGGGAATGGCTTTGCCCTCTTCACCTTCTATTTTCAAACGCAACCTTGGAAGTCGAACACCATTTTTCTGCTGTGCCTAGTCATTGCCGATTTTCTCCTGATTATCAACTTACCCTTTCGGGTAGATTATTATGTGCACAACCAGACTTGGAACTTTGGGCCTGCTTCCTGCAAGGCTAACCTCTTCATGATGTCCACCAACCGCACGGCCAGCATCGTCTTCCTCACGGCTGTTGCATTCGATCGGTATTTGAAGGTGGTATGGCCCCACCACGCGCTGAGCCGGGCATCTGCAGCGTCAGCAGCCCAGGTGTCTGCGGGGCTATGGGGGATCATCGTGATCATGAATGTGCCCCTGCTCCTCATGGATCCCCAGCTCCTCTACTCCGAAGCCTCTTGCCTCAGTTTTACAATAAACACTCAAAACTCTATTGCCCAGCGCTGGCACCACATACTCTATGTGCTGGAATTCTTTCTGCCATTGGGAATCAtccttttttctatcttcaaCATCATCTTCACCACCAGACGGCAACGACGGAACCTGGGCAAGCAAGCAGGGGTTCGACGGGCAATTCTTGTCCTGGGAGTAATTGTCGCTGTCTACTTTTTCTGCTTCTTGCCCAGCACTGTCTTTGGGATAGCCTCTGTCCTAGCCAAGCGATTCAAGAATTGCCATGCCCTCAGCATCTGTGCAGAGCTGTTCCATGGAGCACTGGCCTTCACCTACCTCAATAGTACCCTTGATCCTGTGCTTTACTGTTTCTCCAGCCCCAACTTTCTCCACCAGAGCAAGATGCTTCTCTGTAGGAGGGACCAGTCAGCTGGAATAAGTGATGAGCGAGAGGGTGATGATGGCAG CAGGCAGATGGATTCAAGGAAGGTGGACGCAGGAACTTTTCAGGATTAG